A stretch of DNA from Vulcanisaeta thermophila:
GTACGTGTGCTCACCCTCATAGACCAGGGTCCTGTACGCCTCATCAGAGATCACCCAGAAGTCCCTCTCCCTGGCAAGGTCCGCTATTGCCCTTGCCGTGTCCCTGTCTATTACATTGCCCGTGGGGTTGTCGGGATCCACCAACACCAGGGCCTTGGTCCTATGCGTAACCAACTCGCTTAATTTGTCAATGTCTATTTTAAAGCCATCATCGATACTGAGCCTTAGCCTCTTCACAACCGCCCCGAAGTACTCAAGGATTGGTTTGTAACCGAAGTACGTGGGGTCCAGGAGTATGACCTCATCACCAGGGTTTATTATTGACATTATGGTTGCGAACATCCCCTCCTGACCACCATTAACAATGACTATATTGTCAGGATCCACATCAACGCCACCAAGCCTCTTCAAATCCTCAGAAACAGCCTCCCTCAACTCAGCAATGCCCTGACTGGGCGTGTAACCGAACAACTCCATACCGCGGCTCTCCACAAGCTCCTTAGCCAATAACGCCCTGACCTCGGGGGGCGGTGGTATGCTGGGCTGTCCCGTGGATAGCACTATGATATCCCTACCCTCACGCCTTAACCTCTCCCTCAGTGCATCAATCTTCCTAGTGGGTGACTCCCTAAATGCCTGGGTTGCCGTTGATAGGCCGCGCATCCGATAATAGGGCTTTGCACGCATTATATACTTTATGTATTTACTAACAATGGTGACCCAGGGAGGTCTTTGTATAAATAATATCGATAATTAACAATATAAAACCACCACTCCCCACAGGTAGTGTTTAATGAATATATAGGCGCCAACCATGGGTAAGCCTTAATAATTATTTTCCATATTCGTTATCACGTGCCCACCATAGAAAGGATACTGGTAGGTTACGATGGATCGGTCGCGGGGGCCAAGGCCCTTAGTTATGCAATAATGCTCGCCAAGAACTTCAGGGCCAAGCTCTACATACTCCATGTAATCGAGGCCGGGAAGTTGGCGGTAACCACCGAGGTGAGCATGTACCCATCAATAATCGAATCTCTTGAGAGATCGGGTAGGGAAATCCTCACTAGGGCCGTTGATGAGGCGAGGAACGCGGGTGTTGATGTGGAGGGGCTCCTGGAGATGGGTTCGGACGCCGCGGAGACCATAATAAACACTGCGGACAGGGTGAACGCGGACCTCATAGTTGTTGGTTCCCGTGGGTTGAAGGGATTAACTAGGTTTTTACTGGGTTCAGTGAGTGAGAAGGTTGTTAGGTATGCTAATAGGCCGGTGCTCGTGGTTCATTGAGTAGGGAGGGGAAGGCTTAAAGGGGCTCTGGGTTAATTCGTAATGAAATTATGATAAACACCTCAGTTAATGGAGCCCCGTGGTACGCATACCTAGAGCATGTACTGAGTACGCCATTGGCTCAGGCATTTATTGTGGCGGTCATAGCCATAGTATTATTCTTCATCCTGGACTACGTATTCGACAAGGCCATAAGGGCCGTGGTGAGGATATCCAGGAAGGGTGATGTTGAGAATGCCAAGTTCATATTTAGGATAATCCTAATAGTTGCCATACTCGCCGCAATAGCCTACGTGTACGGTCAGTACCTCCTCGTGGCAGCCCTCCTGGTGATATTCGGTGTAATAATCATCGTTGGCGCCAGGCCCATTATTGAGGAGTACTTCACGGGCAAATTGATAAAGTTGGTTAGGGAGTACTCATTCAATGTTGGTGATCACGTAGAGGTGGCGGGTATTAAGGGGTACGTGCTTAGGGAAACACCCCTGGGCATTGTTGTGAGGAGTTCGAGGAATGAGATCGTCTACGTACCGTACACACTGGTCATGAAGGGTATTGTGAGAGTTGCGTCACTGAGCGAGGGGGTTGAGATTAGAATACCATTTAAGGTCCCTAGGAATGAGGTGTCAATTAATGAATTACGTGATGAATTGACTAAGTACATGGAGGACCTAGGCGTTGAGGAGCCAAGGGTGGACATAGCATCCATTGAGGAGAGGTACATAGAGTTGATAGCTAGGGGCTCGTATAAGGATTTAAGGACCATGGATGATGTCAGGTACTCCATACTCAATAAAGTGTATGAATTAACCAGTGAGGCGCATAGACGTTCAGGTGGCGTTAGAAGTAATGAGTGAGGTGTTATCCTATTATACTGCGTATTAATGCATCAACCCTCTCTGGCTCACCCACGACTACCAAAACGGCGCCGCCCTCGATTACGGTATCCTCGGAGACCTTGGTGGGTTTCCCACCGGTTATTACGTAGGGTATGGCAACGTCATAATCACTGACCACCTCAGAGATCCTTTTACCAAGTAATGGTGATTCTGATGGTACATTGATTATTGCGAACTTAATATTATTATCGGGGTCCTCGTAAAACTTAAATGACTGGGTTACGGCATTGACTATCTGGGTTGCCAGAACTGCGCTTGTGTTTATAACTTTCACATTCAACTCCTTAAACAAATCCTCCTTATCCCTGGAGCTGACCTTAGCCATTATTATGGGTACGCCCCTCTCCCTACCAATACTACATACCTTGTAATTATCATCATCACTATCCAGTAAGGCCAGTAGGACCTCGGCCTTGTCAATCCCAACCTCAGTGAGTACGTCGGGGTTTGTGGGGTCGCCTCTGTAGATTGATGCGCTGGACTTTAGTATTTTATAGGCCTTGGAGCACAGCTCATTGCTTTGGTCCACAATGGTTACCTCATAACCCAGTGCTATCAATTCCTTACTAACCTCAATACCGAGGTCATTGGCACCAACTACAATGACGTTCTTCAACCAAAACCACCAACAGTAACGGTGAGTGGTGTGTTTATTAACCTTATTAACCCAATTAGCCCTACACGATTATTCACACCCCATTAACACCTGATTAATGCTTTTATAGTGGGTAATGCTTAAGTCGTTGATGAGCGATCAATGGTTAGTCAGGGATATCAATGGACTAATCCCCAAACTCGACAAAGTGGGGCTTGGGTTCAAGGCCCAAAACCCAAAGCTCTTAGTGGTCATATTCTACGACTTACTATGCCCTGGCTGCGCGGTTCTTGAGGATGAAGCCGGTGATTACCTAGTGAGCCTGGTTAATGATGGCAAGGCATCCCTCTACTTCGTGGACTACCCCGTGCATAGGGGTATTGAGAGAGTGCATGCATCGTTTAGGTGCATTTACAGGAACAACCCCACACTATTCCTGGAAGCACTCAGGAGGCACTACGAAGCCTACCTGAGCGGTAAATTGAAGAGGGAGGACCTAGAGAGGGTGGGTGGTGAGTGTATTGATAAGGAGTTGCCCATGGTCTCTGAGGGCAAGTCACTGGGTAAGGAGTTGGGTG
This window harbors:
- a CDS encoding DsbA family protein, with protein sequence MSDQWLVRDINGLIPKLDKVGLGFKAQNPKLLVVIFYDLLCPGCAVLEDEAGDYLVSLVNDGKASLYFVDYPVHRGIERVHASFRCIYRNNPTLFLEALRRHYEAYLSGKLKREDLERVGGECIDKELPMVSEGKSLGKELGVPGTPTIIIGNIPKNIGQAVFGYPGLGRLMQLIEELYVY
- a CDS encoding pyridoxal phosphate-dependent aminotransferase; amino-acid sequence: MRGLSTATQAFRESPTRKIDALRERLRREGRDIIVLSTGQPSIPPPPEVRALLAKELVESRGMELFGYTPSQGIAELREAVSEDLKRLGGVDVDPDNIVIVNGGQEGMFATIMSIINPGDEVILLDPTYFGYKPILEYFGAVVKRLRLSIDDGFKIDIDKLSELVTHRTKALVLVDPDNPTGNVIDRDTARAIADLARERDFWVISDEAYRTLVYEGEHTYIYKYAPEHVISINTFSKDPGMPGWRLGFVYGPRDVMGRIKLAAEEMTYCPPIIAQRLVTMYLRSEVRIKHMNYIINEYRSRRDVAMEAVSKYLPRAKFVRPRGSMFMFLDLSSYGVKDAERFSQYLLENYSVAVIPGSYFSEVYTGAIRISFVAESRDRLVEGIRRIGEALNNYKEG
- a CDS encoding universal stress protein; this encodes MPTIERILVGYDGSVAGAKALSYAIMLAKNFRAKLYILHVIEAGKLAVTTEVSMYPSIIESLERSGREILTRAVDEARNAGVDVEGLLEMGSDAAETIINTADRVNADLIVVGSRGLKGLTRFLLGSVSEKVVRYANRPVLVVH
- a CDS encoding potassium channel family protein, which translates into the protein MKNVIVVGANDLGIEVSKELIALGYEVTIVDQSNELCSKAYKILKSSASIYRGDPTNPDVLTEVGIDKAEVLLALLDSDDDNYKVCSIGRERGVPIIMAKVSSRDKEDLFKELNVKVINTSAVLATQIVNAVTQSFKFYEDPDNNIKFAIINVPSESPLLGKRISEVVSDYDVAIPYVITGGKPTKVSEDTVIEGGAVLVVVGEPERVDALIRSIIG
- a CDS encoding mechanosensitive ion channel domain-containing protein, with the translated sequence MINTSVNGAPWYAYLEHVLSTPLAQAFIVAVIAIVLFFILDYVFDKAIRAVVRISRKGDVENAKFIFRIILIVAILAAIAYVYGQYLLVAALLVIFGVIIIVGARPIIEEYFTGKLIKLVREYSFNVGDHVEVAGIKGYVLRETPLGIVVRSSRNEIVYVPYTLVMKGIVRVASLSEGVEIRIPFKVPRNEVSINELRDELTKYMEDLGVEEPRVDIASIEERYIELIARGSYKDLRTMDDVRYSILNKVYELTSEAHRRSGGVRSNE